GGGCGGTTGTCGGGAGAGCGTCTAAGGCCTTCGCTGTCGCATGAAAGGTTTTCGCCCGCTTTCGGCCAACCTTTTTTTCGCGGGCGCAGTCGTAACCCCACTCGTTACTGGCTTGGATTGCCGCTGCCGGTACCCAACCAGCCCCGGACGGCTTATGTTCCTGTGCTTTTGTTGGCGGTGGCCGACTCCCTGTTTGCCTCTTCTTTATATCCCAGTCCCCTGCCTTGGCTGGCGGCGGCTCTGCTGATTGTTTTTTTCTCCTTGTTATGGTGGTGGCCGATGGTTCGTCATCTGACCGGGCCGCTGAAGCGCATGAGTCAGGCGACCTCGAAGCTCGTCGAAGGCTCGCTCAAGCAGGAATTCGTCGACACCGGACGCCGGGATGAAATCGGCCAACTGGGTTCGGCCCTCAATGACATGGCCCGGCGTCTGGAGGGTCATCTTCAAGGGCAGAAACGCTTCTTAAGTGATATCGCGCATGAACTTTGTTCACCATTGGCCCGTTTGCGGATGGGGTTGGCGATTCTTGAAAATAAGATTGGTCCTGAAGTTTGTAGCGATTTTCTTGAGGTGGCTGAAGAAGCGGACAATATTGCCCGGCTTGTGGATGAGATTCTTGATTTTTCCCGGGCAGAGCTGCGCTCTGAGAATTTACAGCTTGAGGATTTGCTTTTGCTTGAGGTGGCGGAGGGGGTTTGTCGTAGCGAAAAGATATCTTCTGAACGGTTTCAGCTGCGCTTTGACCCAAAGCTGAAGCTGCGAGCCGATTCCGAGTTGTTTTCCCGGGCGCTGGCCAACCTGCTGCGCAATGCTTTGCGCTACGGGTCCGGCGGCAGGGCTGCGGCCGTGGAGGTCGAGATCGTCGGCCGCAGCTGCGGCGAAAAGGTGATGGTTGAAATAATAGACCATGGAACCGGTGTGCCGGAGGCGGAGCTGGAGAATATCTTCGCGCCTTTCTATCGGCTTCAGGCCGACCGCAATCGGCGTTCAGGAGGTAACGGACTGGGTCTGGCGATTGTTAAAAGCAGCATTGAGGCCTGTGGGGGCCGGGTTTGGGCTCGCAATCTGCAACCTTCCGGGTTTTGCGTCGGCATTGAACTGCCCAAGGCCTGAAAGTCGGGTTTCTGCTGGCGCCGATCACGGGGATTTGTTTGTCGGCCCGCTAAAAGGGACTACCCTTCAGGCTTTTTCACTGGTAAGGGAAGCACATAAAAAAAAGCAGTGAAACCCCGGCCAGCAACCACATGCCGGGGTGAATGCGGGCGGCCCTGCCGCTGCCGATCTGCATGATGGTATGAAAAATGAAGCCGGCAGTGATACCAATGCCCAGATTGTAGGTAAAGGACATCAGGGCGATGGTGATGAAGGCCGGGATCCATTCGTTATAGTCTGTAAAATCAATCTTGGCGACCAGGCTCATCATCATGCCTCCGACCAGGATCAGGGCGGGGCCGTAGGCGAAAGCGGGGATTGAAGTAAGAAGCGGGGCGAAAAACAGACAAAGCAACAGAGCTGCGGCGGTGACCACGGCGGTCAAACCGGTGCGGCCGCCGGCCTCGATGCCGGCGGCGGATTCAATGTAGGTCCCGGTGGTGGTCGTGCCGAGCAGGGCGCCGACGACAGTGGCCAGGGCATCGGCCAGCAAGGGTTTGTCGATATCCGGCAGGTTGCCATCCTGATCCAGAAGATCGGCCTGGGCGCCGAGACCGATCAGGGCAGCCATGGTGTCGACGAAATCCATAATGAAAACGGTCAGCAGCACCGAAAAGAAACCCCAGCTCAAAGCTCCTTTGAGATCGATTTTAAACCAGATGTCGGTGAGAGGCGCCGGAGCGCTGAATACCTTTTCCGGCAGCGGGGCGAGACCGAGAACCCAGCCTGTGAGGGCGATCAGGAAAATA
This sequence is a window from Pseudomonadota bacterium. Protein-coding genes within it:
- a CDS encoding HAMP domain-containing histidine kinase — its product is GRLSGERLRPSLSHERFSPAFGQPFFRGRSRNPTRYWLGLPLPVPNQPRTAYVPVLLLAVADSLFASSLYPSPLPWLAAALLIVFFSLLWWWPMVRHLTGPLKRMSQATSKLVEGSLKQEFVDTGRRDEIGQLGSALNDMARRLEGHLQGQKRFLSDIAHELCSPLARLRMGLAILENKIGPEVCSDFLEVAEEADNIARLVDEILDFSRAELRSENLQLEDLLLLEVAEGVCRSEKISSERFQLRFDPKLKLRADSELFSRALANLLRNALRYGSGGRAAAVEVEIVGRSCGEKVMVEIIDHGTGVPEAELENIFAPFYRLQADRNRRSGGNGLGLAIVKSSIEACGGRVWARNLQPSGFCVGIELPKA
- a CDS encoding NCS2 family permease, whose translation is MVTAFDRFFQISTRQSTIGREVVAGLTTFVTMAYIVIVNPAILSAAGIPKGPSTTATILSAVFGTLLMGLYAKRPFAIAPYMGENAFIAFTVVKIMGFSWETALGAVFIGGVLFTILTLSGSRRWFAKVIPPGLKLAFGAGIGLFLTLIGLVDTGIVRLGVIGAPVQIGVLSEPQAALAISGLILIAILMKRKVPGGILAGIFLIALTGWVLGLAPLPEKVFSAPAPLTDIWFKIDLKGALSWGFFSVLLTVFIMDFVDTMAALIGLGAQADLLDQDGNLPDIDKPLLADALATVVGALLGTTTTGTYIESAAGIEAGGRTGLTAVVTAAALLLCLFFAPLLTSIPAFAYGPALILVGGMMMSLVAKIDFTDYNEWIPAFITIALMSFTYNLGIGITAGFIFHTIMQIGSGRAARIHPGMWLLAGVSLLFFMCFPYQ